Proteins found in one Sporosarcina sp. FSL K6-3457 genomic segment:
- a CDS encoding methyl-accepting chemotaxis protein, translating to MRFSVAKKLWLGFGTILGLLVIVGAMSLWATITIDKEYKFLLDDRVKKVELIDEFILKHNEIQSNVRGYMLFKDISYLDEGAEQTSRSDELVKELSELFQSEEHQILLEEMEVARVKYVNLQNDIVKSVQDGKERKATELGRATASVGAIILENAEIIKANQFEELNHTRDELEGYMFGTTIFIIGMVAFASIAGFAISMFIARSISRPVRIVTEGLNEIADGNLTIDLLVVKNKDEIGDMAAAFNKMGTDVANMVRKINVTASQLAVQSDELSASSEESMASSELVAKTAENQLLGSEQQQRIIGQSTSSMEELSLGVAEIANNNEEMLYATETMSNLVTTGSSVVGKMSEQMSTIHLTIQESSGIMEEMARHSDEIQKVTSLITDISDQTNLLALNAAIEAARAGEYGKGFAVVAEEVRRLAEQSKASASEIEAMVEMIQNASKRAVTSISAGSERVDDGIAATEQSRQVFDKIQHAVGDVTTKVETVSAAIEEIQAMADEVSHGANEIQQLSSAAAASAGDTSAATEEQLAVTEEISASAQALARLADDLQTEMNHFRV from the coding sequence ATGAGGTTTTCTGTTGCGAAAAAGTTATGGTTAGGCTTTGGAACAATATTAGGGTTGCTGGTGATTGTCGGTGCTATGAGTTTATGGGCAACAATCACTATCGATAAAGAGTATAAATTTTTATTGGATGATCGTGTCAAGAAAGTAGAATTGATAGATGAATTCATCTTAAAGCATAATGAAATTCAAAGTAATGTACGCGGGTATATGTTGTTCAAGGATATTTCGTATTTAGATGAAGGCGCTGAACAGACTAGTCGGTCTGATGAGCTCGTGAAAGAATTGTCTGAACTATTTCAATCAGAGGAACATCAAATTTTATTGGAAGAGATGGAAGTAGCGCGAGTAAAATATGTAAACTTACAAAATGATATCGTTAAAAGTGTCCAAGATGGCAAAGAACGTAAAGCGACGGAGCTTGGACGGGCAACCGCATCAGTGGGTGCTATCATACTAGAAAATGCAGAAATCATTAAAGCGAACCAGTTTGAGGAGCTCAATCATACGCGTGATGAGTTAGAGGGCTATATGTTTGGCACAACTATTTTCATCATTGGGATGGTGGCGTTTGCATCCATCGCAGGTTTTGCTATTTCTATGTTCATCGCCCGAAGCATTTCACGTCCTGTCCGTATTGTTACAGAAGGATTGAATGAAATTGCAGATGGTAACTTAACGATTGACCTACTAGTTGTTAAAAATAAAGATGAAATCGGCGACATGGCCGCAGCATTTAACAAAATGGGGACTGATGTTGCAAATATGGTCCGTAAAATTAATGTAACTGCTAGTCAATTAGCGGTCCAATCAGATGAGCTGTCGGCCAGTTCAGAGGAGAGCATGGCCTCATCAGAATTAGTGGCGAAAACTGCTGAAAATCAGCTGTTGGGTAGTGAGCAGCAGCAGAGGATTATCGGACAATCGACGTCTTCAATGGAAGAGTTGTCATTAGGTGTTGCTGAAATTGCCAATAATAATGAAGAGATGCTGTATGCGACAGAAACGATGTCGAATCTAGTGACAACGGGTTCAAGTGTTGTTGGAAAAATGTCGGAACAGATGTCAACGATCCATCTGACAATCCAAGAGTCTTCTGGAATTATGGAGGAGATGGCGCGTCATTCAGATGAGATACAGAAAGTAACATCACTGATTACCGATATTTCTGACCAGACTAATTTGCTGGCACTTAATGCCGCCATCGAAGCTGCACGAGCAGGGGAATACGGTAAAGGATTCGCAGTTGTAGCGGAGGAAGTGCGAAGACTGGCTGAGCAATCGAAAGCATCTGCCTCTGAAATTGAAGCGATGGTAGAGATGATCCAAAATGCATCGAAACGGGCTGTGACGTCCATATCCGCAGGCAGTGAGCGTGTGGATGATGGAATAGCAGCAACTGAACAATCACGCCAAGTATTTGACAAAATACAGCATGCGGTTGGTGATGTGACAACGAAAGTTGAAACAGTGTCTGCTGCAATTGAGGAAATCCAAGCGATGGCTGATGAAGTAAGTCATGGTGCCAATGAAATCCAACAATTGAGTAGTGCAGCAGCAGCTTCCGCCGGTGATACAAGTGCGGCAACGGAAGAACAGCTTGCCGTAACTGAGGAAATTTCTGCAAGCGCCCAAGCGTTGGCAAGGCTAGCGGATGATCTTCAAACGGAAATGAACCATTTTAGAGTGTAA
- a CDS encoding carbohydrate ABC transporter permease — MTTSLPQKIWLYFLLIVTSFCVFFPVLFAFLISFMTGPELLQGKFLPQSFNLDNYIRVFERLPLLSYLLNSLIVSIGVMLGQLVVCSMAAYAFVFLKFKGREFIFFLFISTMMIPWEATMIPNKFTIQKLDWLNTYQGLTLPFFALAFGTFLLRQHFKIIPKELHEASQIAGLSRFAFFRRVVLPVSKTSLVTLGAYGFLTTWNMYLWPLLITTDKSVRTVQIGLKQLQSQETGTEWGVVMAGVIVVIIPTLILLFIGQKQLQKGLSQGALK, encoded by the coding sequence ATGACGACGAGCCTTCCACAAAAAATCTGGCTGTATTTTTTGTTAATCGTGACATCATTTTGTGTGTTTTTTCCTGTGTTGTTTGCATTTCTTATTTCATTTATGACGGGTCCAGAACTATTACAAGGAAAGTTTTTGCCGCAATCTTTTAATCTCGATAATTATATAAGAGTATTTGAACGCTTACCGCTGCTCAGTTACTTATTGAACAGTCTCATTGTGTCAATTGGCGTTATGCTTGGTCAGCTTGTGGTATGTAGTATGGCCGCTTATGCATTTGTTTTTCTTAAATTCAAAGGGCGCGAATTCATTTTTTTCTTATTCATCTCAACGATGATGATTCCATGGGAAGCAACGATGATTCCGAATAAATTCACAATCCAAAAATTAGATTGGCTCAATACGTATCAAGGGTTGACCTTGCCGTTTTTCGCATTGGCATTTGGAACATTTTTGCTACGACAGCATTTTAAAATCATTCCAAAGGAGTTACATGAAGCTTCACAAATCGCGGGACTCAGCAGGTTTGCTTTTTTTCGGCGTGTTGTGTTGCCAGTATCAAAAACGAGCCTTGTCACGTTGGGAGCTTACGGCTTTCTGACGACATGGAATATGTATTTATGGCCATTGCTCATTACAACGGATAAGTCTGTCCGAACCGTTCAAATCGGCCTCAAGCAATTGCAATCGCAAGAAACCGGGACAGAATGGGGGGTGGTTATGGCCGGCGTTATTGTAGTAATTATTCCAACGTTGATATTGTTATTTATCGGGCAAAAACAATTGCAAAAAGGGTTATCCCAAGGGGCATTGAAATAA
- a CDS encoding LamB/YcsF family protein, translated as MRIDLNADVGESYGSFTIGEDAALFASITSANITSANIACGFHAGDFNVMRQTVEMAVNHNVSIGAHPGYPDIQGFGRRAMAMPPREIYNAVVYQIGALKQFCAIQDVAVTHVKPHGALYNTAAIDLGVAEAIAEAVYDSVPEAHLFGLCHSELLNAGKRIGLQTAGEAFADRRYGEDGRLCSRLLPTAVLHTYEEIEQQVMDIVLHGRVQTIAGTTIAIEADTLCFHGDGRDVAKYVKQMRQALETAGVRICSLGTAI; from the coding sequence ATGCGAATCGATTTAAATGCAGATGTTGGAGAAAGCTATGGTTCCTTTACAATTGGGGAAGACGCGGCACTGTTTGCCTCCATTACATCGGCTAATATTACATCGGCTAATATTGCATGCGGATTTCATGCGGGTGATTTTAATGTCATGCGCCAAACGGTGGAGATGGCGGTCAACCATAATGTCTCCATTGGTGCGCATCCTGGATATCCGGATATCCAAGGATTTGGGAGAAGGGCGATGGCGATGCCACCTCGTGAAATTTATAATGCCGTTGTTTATCAAATTGGTGCTTTGAAGCAATTTTGTGCGATTCAAGACGTGGCAGTGACGCATGTTAAGCCGCACGGGGCCCTTTATAATACAGCGGCAATCGATTTGGGGGTTGCTGAAGCCATTGCCGAGGCTGTTTATGATTCGGTACCAGAGGCGCATCTCTTTGGACTTTGTCACAGTGAATTGTTGAACGCTGGGAAAAGAATTGGATTACAAACAGCAGGGGAGGCATTTGCTGATCGGCGTTATGGCGAGGATGGCAGGTTGTGCTCACGCCTATTGCCGACGGCTGTTCTGCATACATACGAAGAAATTGAGCAGCAAGTGATGGACATCGTGCTTCACGGACGTGTGCAAACGATAGCAGGCACTACAATTGCAATAGAGGCTGATACATTGTGCTTTCATGGTGATGGCAGAGATGTAGCAAAGTATGTCAAACAGATGCGCCAAGCCCTAGAAACAGCGGGCGTCCGTATTTGTTCGCTCGGTACAGCAATATGA
- a CDS encoding ABC transporter ATP-binding protein, whose translation MKKVELINLSKSYDKQVDVISNINVTIEPGEFFVLVGPSGCGKSTMLRMIAGLEQITSGTLTIGGQTANHLPPDKRDLSMVFQNYALYPHLTVQQNITFGLDVKKVKKAVQQQRAAEVAKMLGLTDYLKRKPRELSGGQRQRVALARAIVSEAPICLMDEPLSNLDAKLRAHMRMEIRRIQRNLGITMIYVTHDQVEAMTMGDRIMILHEGKIQQIGKPIDIYNNPANPFVATFIGSPPMNLAKAHMDEKTSEIVIGDVLRLPMPSKGMEDIPKHQLIVGVRPEYLQPASKDTPEQAKFYVDVTNVEVLGNETVFTFNLGTDEWQAKWSGQWHINSGDSIPILIDSGSICIFEEGTGTLLKKPTDLRNFVFDKEVLL comes from the coding sequence GTGAAAAAAGTGGAACTTATCAATCTATCGAAGTCATACGATAAGCAAGTCGATGTTATTTCTAATATAAACGTCACGATTGAACCAGGCGAGTTTTTTGTACTTGTCGGGCCTTCTGGCTGCGGGAAAAGTACGATGCTCCGTATGATCGCTGGGTTGGAGCAAATCACAAGCGGCACGCTTACGATTGGAGGACAGACTGCTAATCATTTGCCGCCGGATAAGCGGGATCTGTCAATGGTATTCCAAAACTATGCGCTCTATCCGCATTTGACGGTGCAGCAAAATATTACATTTGGACTTGATGTGAAAAAGGTGAAAAAAGCTGTTCAGCAACAAAGAGCCGCAGAAGTAGCGAAGATGTTGGGACTAACAGATTATTTGAAACGGAAGCCTCGGGAATTATCAGGAGGGCAGCGGCAACGTGTGGCACTGGCGCGAGCGATTGTCAGTGAGGCGCCAATTTGTTTAATGGATGAGCCGCTTTCTAATCTTGACGCAAAATTACGTGCGCATATGCGAATGGAGATTAGACGCATTCAGCGCAATCTCGGCATCACGATGATTTATGTGACGCATGACCAAGTTGAAGCGATGACAATGGGGGACCGAATCATGATCCTTCATGAAGGAAAAATCCAACAAATTGGGAAGCCGATTGATATTTATAATAATCCAGCGAATCCGTTCGTTGCAACATTCATCGGTTCTCCGCCTATGAATTTGGCGAAAGCCCATATGGATGAAAAAACGTCTGAAATTGTCATTGGCGATGTATTGCGGTTACCAATGCCGTCAAAAGGTATGGAAGATATTCCAAAACATCAACTGATTGTAGGTGTTCGCCCAGAATACTTACAACCAGCGTCAAAAGATACACCAGAACAAGCTAAGTTTTATGTGGACGTGACGAATGTTGAAGTATTAGGCAATGAGACAGTCTTTACTTTCAATCTTGGCACCGATGAATGGCAAGCTAAATGGAGTGGACAATGGCATATCAATAGTGGAGACTCGATTCCTATCCTGATAGATTCGGGATCTATCTGTATTTTTGAGGAGGGAACAGGTACTTTACTTAAAAAGCCGACGGACCTTAGGAACTTTGTTTTCGATAAAGAGGTGTTGTTATGA
- a CDS encoding LCP family glycopolymer transferase, with translation MNNSKRWILLGGIVALLIALPAIWLTIFYKEVVDTIAVMHEPIEREVSEKRIEQVIFQELDPFSVLLLGVDEREGDQGRSDTIVVMTVNPTVQSTKIVSIPRDTQAELIGHNKKDKINHAYAFGGTAMAVTSIETLLGIPIDYVATINMEGFESIIDAVGGISVTNEFDFQVDDFVFPEGTIQLDGSSALTYVQMRYEDPRGDFGRQDRQKQIIEGVLRKGASLSGLMNYKNVFHALGRNIRTNMTFDEMVDVQKNYRSALSKVERLHFQNGNGQMIDGIWYYVMDKDELLGITDELKRHLEM, from the coding sequence GTGAACAACTCTAAAAGGTGGATTCTACTAGGCGGAATAGTCGCGCTACTGATTGCCCTCCCCGCCATTTGGCTTACCATATTTTATAAAGAAGTAGTCGACACCATAGCCGTCATGCATGAGCCAATTGAGCGGGAAGTTTCAGAAAAACGGATAGAGCAAGTGATTTTTCAAGAATTAGACCCTTTCTCTGTCCTGCTATTAGGGGTGGATGAGCGAGAAGGTGATCAAGGGCGCTCAGATACAATCGTTGTCATGACAGTCAATCCAACCGTGCAATCGACAAAAATAGTCAGTATTCCACGGGATACACAGGCTGAATTGATTGGGCACAATAAGAAGGATAAAATCAACCATGCCTATGCGTTCGGTGGGACTGCCATGGCGGTCACATCCATCGAAACGTTACTTGGTATCCCCATCGATTATGTTGCAACAATCAATATGGAGGGGTTTGAAAGTATCATTGATGCTGTCGGTGGTATTTCGGTGACGAACGAGTTTGATTTTCAAGTAGATGATTTCGTATTTCCTGAAGGTACTATTCAACTAGATGGATCATCTGCCCTCACTTATGTGCAGATGAGATATGAGGATCCCCGCGGTGATTTTGGTAGGCAGGATCGGCAAAAACAAATTATCGAAGGCGTTTTACGTAAAGGTGCTTCCCTATCAGGACTGATGAACTATAAAAATGTATTTCATGCATTAGGCCGCAACATTCGGACAAACATGACATTTGATGAAATGGTCGATGTTCAAAAAAATTACCGCAGCGCTTTAAGTAAAGTTGAGCGGCTCCATTTTCAAAATGGCAATGGTCAAATGATAGATGGCATTTGGTATTATGTGATGGATAAGGATGAATTGTTGGGGATAACAGATGAGCTGAAGAGGCATTTGGAGATGTAA
- a CDS encoding 5-oxoprolinase subunit C family protein: MIPLFRVVKAGVYASIQDRGRFGYRRFGMPVAGPMDQQAFQLGQKIMGNEENGNALELFLGGLTVEVLTDHRIIITGADLGAVIEGGEVAPLWKTFMIRQGQLISFTKPLNGAIAYLIPEGGLAVPIVLGSSSSYPRGLIGESIKKDVVLYANRLPQQRLNRGIRLDKIPDYAQDITVELFKSPHLDLFKQASIERFLQATYTYRGGDRMGYFFNGPALEFINSGDIVSEATQFGTVQVPSNGQPIILMADAQTTGGYATIGTVVKADLPKVAQLKNGGQIQFSYRQ; encoded by the coding sequence ATGATTCCATTATTTCGGGTCGTCAAAGCCGGTGTTTATGCCTCTATTCAAGATCGTGGCCGATTTGGCTATCGTCGTTTCGGCATGCCTGTCGCTGGACCGATGGATCAACAGGCTTTCCAACTTGGGCAGAAAATTATGGGGAACGAAGAGAATGGCAATGCGCTAGAACTCTTTTTAGGTGGATTAACAGTGGAAGTACTAACCGATCATCGAATCATTATTACGGGAGCTGATTTAGGTGCAGTGATAGAAGGGGGCGAGGTCGCGCCATTGTGGAAAACGTTTATGATTCGGCAAGGGCAGCTCATTTCATTCACAAAACCGTTGAATGGCGCGATTGCCTATCTCATTCCAGAAGGTGGATTAGCAGTGCCAATCGTTTTGGGAAGTAGTTCGAGTTATCCGAGAGGGTTGATTGGTGAATCGATTAAAAAAGATGTAGTTCTATATGCCAATCGCTTACCGCAGCAGCGATTGAATCGTGGAATACGCTTGGACAAAATCCCAGATTATGCGCAAGACATCACAGTTGAATTGTTCAAGAGTCCGCATTTAGATTTATTTAAACAAGCGAGCATTGAACGTTTTTTGCAGGCGACTTACACGTATCGTGGCGGAGATCGAATGGGTTATTTCTTTAATGGCCCTGCACTAGAATTCATCAACAGTGGAGATATTGTCAGCGAAGCGACTCAATTCGGCACGGTGCAAGTGCCATCGAATGGGCAGCCGATTATTCTGATGGCCGACGCCCAAACGACAGGCGGTTACGCGACAATTGGTACGGTCGTCAAAGCAGATTTGCCGAAAGTTGCCCAATTAAAAAATGGTGGACAGATTCAATTTAGCTATCGACAATAA
- a CDS encoding glycerophosphodiester phosphodiesterase family protein: protein MKKILLLTFLLIMSGCTQPSVQRAPLPTDDLLVIAHRGASAYAPDHTLAAYELAVQMGSDYIELDLQLTKDGKLVAFHDTVVSFPTVDRAIMDITFDELKLYTLGEEFNAENPKYASVAYEDLRVIGLDEIIRHFGHTVNYYIEIKSPSSYPGIETELLRQLRAHGLLSSENDMPKVVIQSFDADSLKKVFDREPTIPLIKLYTFNKTAHLSKKELRDLSNYASGIGIDGKTVTKKFVDAMHKEGLDVHAFTVNDEEMMRTLMIHGVDGIFTDNPDIAVRLRDEKSSMDAN, encoded by the coding sequence ATGAAAAAAATACTGTTACTCACTTTCCTCCTAATCATGTCTGGATGTACACAGCCATCCGTACAACGAGCACCGTTACCAACTGATGACCTTCTTGTCATCGCACATCGCGGGGCATCTGCTTATGCACCTGATCACACACTTGCTGCCTATGAATTAGCCGTACAAATGGGTTCAGATTATATCGAGCTAGACCTACAGCTGACAAAAGACGGGAAACTTGTAGCCTTTCATGATACCGTCGTGTCATTCCCGACGGTTGACCGGGCCATCATGGATATTACGTTCGATGAGCTGAAGCTATATACTCTGGGGGAAGAATTTAACGCAGAGAATCCTAAGTACGCCTCAGTTGCATATGAAGATTTACGTGTAATTGGATTGGATGAAATCATTCGTCATTTTGGCCATACAGTCAACTATTATATTGAAATAAAATCACCCAGCTCCTATCCAGGTATAGAAACAGAATTACTTCGTCAACTTCGAGCGCATGGTCTACTTAGCTCGGAGAATGACATGCCGAAAGTCGTTATCCAATCGTTTGATGCGGACAGTTTAAAAAAAGTATTTGATAGGGAACCTACCATTCCGCTTATTAAGTTATACACATTTAACAAAACTGCTCACCTATCAAAAAAAGAACTACGTGATCTTAGTAACTACGCTTCCGGCATTGGTATCGATGGAAAAACTGTAACTAAAAAATTCGTCGATGCTATGCATAAAGAAGGATTGGATGTCCATGCTTTTACAGTCAACGATGAAGAAATGATGCGTACACTTATGATTCACGGCGTCGATGGCATATTTACAGACAACCCAGATATCGCCGTTCGCTTAAGAGACGAAAAAAGCAGCATGGATGCCAACTAA
- a CDS encoding ABC transporter substrate-binding protein produces the protein MKSIVKLPFFWMLMLSLLVLTACTNSDSEKKEDSPEVSETPTEQEAVKEEEKVSIEFWHAMSGSGQESLDAIVKGFNESQDSYEVVAEFQGTYEESLTKLRGVGGTKDAPAITQVFEVGTKYMIDSGYIEPMQSFIDKENYDLSQLEENILNYYKVDGELYSMPFNSSTPVMIYNTDAFKAAGLDPEKAPETFAEVIDAAAKLKTDDMYGFSMLTYGWFFEQLVATQGGLYVNEDNGRSGDATEALFNGAEGLNVFNFLDTMNKAGTFGNFGTNWDDIRAAFASEKVAMYMDSSAGVAGAINTAPFDVGVAYIPHADEVQRNGVVIGGASLWMSKGIAENEQQAAWEFMKYLTTPEVQAKWHLDTGYFAINPKAYDEENVKAKWEEFPQFKVTVDQLQDTVPGLATQGALISVFPESRQQIVTALEDLYQGKAPQEVLDQAAEGTNRAMEIANKTKK, from the coding sequence ATGAAAAGTATAGTAAAGTTGCCGTTCTTTTGGATGCTCATGTTAAGTTTGCTCGTTCTCACTGCATGTACGAATAGTGATAGTGAGAAGAAAGAGGATTCACCGGAAGTATCTGAAACGCCTACAGAACAAGAGGCTGTCAAGGAAGAAGAAAAAGTGTCCATTGAATTCTGGCATGCTATGTCAGGCTCTGGGCAGGAGTCACTGGATGCAATCGTCAAAGGTTTCAATGAGTCGCAAGATAGCTATGAAGTTGTTGCAGAATTCCAGGGTACTTACGAAGAATCACTGACAAAGCTACGCGGTGTTGGTGGTACGAAGGACGCTCCAGCTATTACACAAGTTTTCGAGGTCGGGACGAAATATATGATTGATAGTGGATATATCGAGCCAATGCAATCGTTCATCGACAAAGAAAACTATGATTTGTCTCAACTAGAAGAAAATATTTTGAACTACTATAAAGTCGACGGTGAATTATATTCGATGCCGTTTAACTCATCGACGCCGGTAATGATTTACAACACAGATGCGTTCAAGGCGGCAGGACTTGATCCTGAAAAAGCACCGGAAACATTTGCCGAAGTCATTGATGCGGCAGCGAAATTAAAAACGGATGACATGTACGGGTTTTCCATGCTGACATATGGTTGGTTTTTTGAGCAGCTCGTTGCGACACAAGGCGGCTTGTATGTCAATGAAGACAATGGGCGCTCCGGTGATGCAACAGAAGCACTTTTTAACGGTGCGGAAGGACTGAATGTCTTTAATTTTTTAGATACGATGAACAAAGCCGGTACGTTTGGTAACTTCGGAACAAACTGGGATGATATCCGTGCTGCGTTTGCGTCTGAAAAAGTAGCCATGTATATGGATTCCTCGGCAGGTGTTGCCGGTGCTATCAATACCGCACCATTTGATGTCGGTGTTGCTTATATTCCACATGCGGATGAAGTACAACGGAACGGCGTTGTCATTGGCGGAGCATCGCTGTGGATGTCCAAAGGAATTGCTGAAAACGAACAGCAAGCGGCATGGGAGTTCATGAAATATTTGACGACTCCGGAAGTCCAGGCGAAATGGCATCTCGATACGGGCTATTTTGCCATAAACCCGAAAGCGTATGATGAAGAAAACGTAAAGGCTAAGTGGGAAGAATTCCCTCAATTTAAAGTGACGGTAGATCAGTTACAAGACACTGTGCCAGGTCTTGCCACACAAGGCGCACTCATTTCGGTCTTCCCGGAATCCAGGCAGCAAATTGTTACTGCTTTGGAAGACCTATATCAAGGGAAAGCCCCACAAGAAGTGCTAGACCAAGCAGCTGAAGGCACAAACCGTGCGATGGAAATTGCTAATAAAACGAAGAAATAA
- a CDS encoding carbohydrate ABC transporter permease: MKSGDKPGIWKRSFNGRTAILYLLPSIILFSVFVFYPMFRTIYLSFFLTDQAGDAAIFVGLENYAYLLESSAFRNSMRATGLFVLYTVPISIILALFFALLANEKLRGIGFFRTIYSSTMGISVAASSVIWLFMFNPSIGMFNRLLSVLDLPQIQWLLDPQWALLSVSISTIWMNIGFSFLILLGGLQNIDEHLYESSRIDGAGYSYRLRRITLPLLSPTLFFIITISLINAFQSFGQIDILTQGGPSASTNLIVYSIYREAFINYQFGTASAQAVILFIIILVVTILQFKLGERRVHYQ; the protein is encoded by the coding sequence ATGAAAAGCGGCGACAAGCCCGGTATTTGGAAAAGGTCTTTCAATGGTCGGACCGCGATTCTTTATTTACTGCCTTCAATTATTCTGTTCTCAGTATTTGTGTTCTATCCAATGTTCAGGACAATCTATTTGAGCTTCTTCTTAACCGACCAGGCAGGCGATGCCGCCATTTTTGTGGGATTGGAAAACTATGCCTACTTATTGGAATCTTCTGCATTTCGAAACAGTATGAGAGCAACGGGGTTGTTTGTACTTTATACCGTACCAATCAGTATTATCCTTGCCCTCTTTTTCGCGTTACTAGCAAATGAGAAACTACGGGGAATCGGTTTTTTCCGGACAATCTATTCGTCAACAATGGGAATTTCTGTCGCAGCCTCATCGGTCATCTGGTTATTCATGTTTAATCCAAGCATAGGCATGTTCAATCGATTACTTAGCGTGTTAGATTTACCACAAATTCAGTGGCTGCTTGATCCGCAATGGGCGTTATTATCCGTATCGATTTCAACGATTTGGATGAATATAGGATTCTCGTTCCTTATATTGTTAGGTGGCTTGCAAAACATTGACGAACATTTGTATGAAAGTTCTCGGATTGATGGAGCGGGTTATAGTTATCGGTTACGCAGGATTACACTACCGCTGTTGTCGCCAACACTGTTTTTCATCATCACTATTTCCCTTATCAATGCATTTCAATCATTCGGACAAATTGATATTTTAACGCAAGGTGGTCCTTCTGCCTCAACGAATCTCATTGTGTATTCGATTTACCGTGAAGCATTTATTAACTATCAGTTTGGGACTGCGAGTGCGCAGGCAGTGATTCTATTTATCATTATTTTGGTTGTGACGATTTTACAATTTAAACTTGGGGAAAGGAGGGTTCATTACCAATGA
- the pxpB gene encoding 5-oxoprolinase subunit PxpB, translating to MKLNHRFMPSAMVISEQSIRFDFKASSHQDIRQFCSFIESYHGSFLEEVVPSMNTVTVFYRKKIVDSCKLLEELRVKWLEETDCEVMVKTRFIDVPVCYDERFSEDLPRVMTHTGLTRGEVIALHTGTSYTVYMIGFLPGFPYLGDLPTSLHVPRLAQPRLRVPKGTVGIGGTQTGIYPIESPGGWNIIGRTPLDLYSLQRADPFLIHAGDQLFFRAISMDVYHEMKEELKKDSTRIQQFVKE from the coding sequence ATGAAGCTTAATCATAGATTTATGCCGTCTGCCATGGTGATAAGTGAACAATCGATTCGGTTTGATTTCAAGGCGTCTTCTCATCAGGATATTCGACAATTTTGCTCCTTTATTGAAAGCTATCATGGTTCTTTTCTCGAAGAGGTTGTGCCAAGTATGAATACTGTCACAGTATTTTATAGGAAAAAGATTGTTGATTCATGTAAACTGCTAGAAGAATTGCGTGTGAAATGGCTGGAGGAAACGGATTGTGAAGTAATGGTCAAGACGCGATTCATAGACGTTCCTGTGTGCTATGATGAACGATTTAGTGAAGACCTGCCAAGGGTTATGACACATACGGGATTGACACGGGGCGAAGTCATTGCCCTACATACGGGGACATCTTATACGGTGTATATGATTGGCTTTTTGCCGGGTTTTCCGTATTTAGGCGACTTACCAACCTCGTTACATGTGCCACGATTGGCACAACCACGCTTACGTGTGCCGAAAGGAACTGTTGGGATTGGGGGGACACAAACAGGCATCTATCCGATTGAATCGCCAGGCGGATGGAATATCATTGGACGAACGCCACTCGACCTTTACAGCCTGCAACGTGCGGATCCATTTCTCATTCATGCAGGCGATCAGTTGTTTTTTCGTGCCATCTCGATGGATGTTTATCATGAAATGAAAGAAGAGTTAAAGAAAGACTCTACTAGGATTCAACAGTTTGTAAAGGAGTGA